One window of Cryptobacterium curtum DSM 15641 genomic DNA carries:
- the rpsT gene encoding 30S ribosomal protein S20 produces the protein MANIKSQKKRIRTNEKARLRNRAVKSELKTAIRVVKDAVAAGNGAAALAGAHHACKLLDRAASKGVIHKNQAANRKSGIMKLANTVVTDEIRAAYKAPEKRATEPKGGTKKAARRAERQKAYEEAAKVKEKNRKATKKAQAAAEARKAAEAAEAEKASEAEEAEESTEEAAE, from the coding sequence ATGGCAAATATCAAAAGTCAGAAGAAGCGTATTCGTACCAATGAAAAGGCGCGTCTGCGTAATCGCGCCGTCAAAAGCGAACTAAAGACGGCTATTCGTGTCGTTAAAGATGCTGTTGCGGCCGGCAATGGCGCTGCTGCACTGGCTGGCGCCCATCATGCCTGCAAGCTGCTTGATCGTGCGGCTTCAAAGGGAGTCATCCATAAGAACCAAGCGGCTAACCGTAAAAGTGGCATTATGAAACTTGCTAACACCGTCGTCACCGATGAGATTCGTGCTGCCTACAAGGCACCGGAGAAGCGTGCTACCGAGCCAAAGGGTGGTACCAAGAAGGCTGCACGTCGTGCTGAACGTCAGAAGGCCTATGAAGAAGCCGCCAAGGTAAAGGAAAAGAATCGCAAGGCCACCAAGAAGGCTCAAGCTGCTGCGGAAGCTCGTAAGGCCGCTGAAGCGGCTGAAGCCGAAAAGGCAAGCGAGGCTGAAGAAGCTGAAGAGTCCACTGAAGAGGCTGCTGAATAA
- a CDS encoding ComEA family DNA-binding protein, producing the protein MPFIATSERLTSRLHLSSASRPALAGVILLVLVALVLMVHNIVACAAHKALSEEIPQTQSSPSAAEAISSDDAVDSDEVDGANESRAHSAFDQKKVIVHVSGHVVNPGVYELSPTDRVEAAVEAAGGMSEDADANGLNLARVVQDGEQIYVPGLATDDTATNQSGASSSVPSTSTSSKSSSQSAGSAGSSRTQKVNINTADANELCSLPGVGQSTAQKIITYRQTEGRFATKEDLKQVSGIGEKKYAALADFITV; encoded by the coding sequence CGCCACGTCCGAGCGCCTCACTAGTCGCTTGCATCTTTCGTCTGCAAGTAGACCTGCCCTGGCTGGCGTGATACTACTGGTGCTTGTTGCGCTGGTTTTGATGGTTCATAACATTGTTGCCTGTGCGGCGCACAAAGCGCTTTCTGAAGAGATACCACAAACCCAATCTTCGCCTTCTGCGGCCGAAGCGATTTCGTCTGATGATGCGGTTGATAGTGATGAGGTTGACGGAGCCAATGAAAGCCGTGCCCATTCTGCATTCGATCAAAAGAAAGTGATAGTGCATGTCAGCGGGCATGTTGTGAACCCCGGTGTCTATGAATTGTCACCAACGGATCGTGTTGAAGCAGCGGTGGAGGCTGCTGGTGGCATGAGTGAAGATGCCGATGCCAATGGATTGAACCTAGCGCGTGTGGTGCAAGATGGCGAGCAGATATATGTTCCAGGATTAGCAACCGATGATACTGCCACCAATCAATCTGGTGCATCTTCTTCTGTGCCATCTACATCGACATCATCGAAGAGCTCATCACAATCAGCGGGTAGCGCTGGGTCATCGCGTACGCAGAAAGTAAACATCAATACAGCAGATGCTAATGAACTATGCAGCCTACCAGGGGTAGGGCAAAGCACGGCACAAAAAATTATTACGTATCGTCAAACGGAGGGTCGTTTTGCCACCAAGGAGGATTTGAAACAGGTATCGGGTATTGGGGAAAAGAAATATGCCGCGCTGGCAGACTTTATTACTGTTTGA
- a CDS encoding ComEC/Rec2 family competence protein: MYRAIACRVWVMHVLAECEPQVERSSMVNTSPLQNTPLRPALMPHVCAALGMWAAVGVSLWWLDTDPDISPILLMGESLGALVLFVPFVVRVRSHLLCAFLSLLIGTAAGLAISTVFILVLNEEADQIAHDGAQSHTFCALEDSHTGEFNSSVEALCVLESGSLERVSVIFDKNESLSCWEVFTAHGELRGEKPASRGRLTQQGLAGDVHAQTIERLGPAPFAALPYTARHACLSALSNQGGEGTLLLKALICADRSDLTGSSVYRAVRSCGLAHLVAVSGSHLAVFAGMVAAILARIRLAKGPRNMLVLALAGIYVVFAGVPISALRACAMSAVVLLSFASRRRASGLSAWAWCVGVLVILWPPNALSASFQLSAAATLGIILFGRYFAQWIGVLLFGHAQPIADVLGITIAASLATLPFSISVFGQFPLVSPLANVLATPLFALTCTIASILVPIAALIPPLSSVLGIPCFCAQALCDVAHLCAHIPCASIPVAFELPVLLCATLTVFGVLYVLWPTPSLPAAISAACLATGALVCILIVPPALHASELVLLDLEGDSAVLVRDGPSAVLIGTGSSGPRLLKALARHDVNHLDALVVTDASAHTRVLDAVCGGIGIDHVIAFGQGYTQTKEDTIAPNNKNTQINGLLLESSLPNSCGAGNGYCSIGHLRLTSMSDVTGISNSSDEHESENGQGISGVLFQLTADTNGDGTADVTALITDEHFKPTLERAHCLKSNGPIDVLVSLQPRVDSSRDERIAKEIHPRVIMEGLVRTNEAGSDLIGSSSTGDSRHMTAHATSRVDKQKKSDVLLYKTDTCGDVVCRLLPDTMYINADRVP, from the coding sequence GTGTACAGAGCGATCGCATGCCGCGTGTGGGTCATGCATGTACTCGCTGAATGCGAGCCGCAGGTAGAACGATCGAGCATGGTGAATACGAGTCCCTTGCAAAATACTCCCTTAAGACCGGCGCTCATGCCTCATGTATGTGCTGCGCTTGGCATGTGGGCAGCAGTTGGTGTGTCCCTTTGGTGGCTCGATACGGATCCTGATATTTCTCCAATCCTTTTGATGGGAGAATCACTCGGTGCTTTAGTGCTTTTTGTACCGTTTGTCGTGCGCGTACGGTCACATTTGTTATGTGCTTTTCTTTCGCTTCTGATTGGTACAGCCGCGGGTCTTGCTATCAGTACGGTGTTTATTCTGGTGCTTAACGAAGAAGCCGATCAGATTGCGCACGATGGTGCGCAGAGTCATACGTTCTGTGCGCTTGAAGATTCCCATACAGGCGAATTTAATTCTTCGGTAGAGGCGCTCTGTGTGCTTGAATCTGGTTCCCTCGAGCGGGTCTCGGTTATATTCGATAAGAATGAATCGCTTTCCTGTTGGGAAGTATTCACCGCCCACGGTGAATTACGGGGTGAAAAGCCAGCTTCAAGAGGTCGCCTGACACAACAAGGGCTTGCTGGTGATGTACATGCCCAGACAATTGAGCGGTTGGGACCAGCGCCTTTTGCTGCGTTGCCCTATACCGCACGGCATGCTTGTCTTTCAGCGCTGAGCAATCAAGGGGGAGAGGGTACTCTTCTGTTAAAGGCGCTTATCTGCGCTGACCGATCTGACCTGACGGGGAGTAGCGTTTATCGTGCAGTGCGATCATGTGGGCTTGCTCACTTAGTTGCGGTAAGTGGGTCGCATCTGGCGGTTTTTGCTGGGATGGTTGCTGCCATTCTCGCACGCATTCGTCTTGCAAAAGGACCTCGTAATATGCTGGTGCTTGCTCTTGCGGGTATCTATGTGGTGTTTGCGGGTGTGCCGATATCGGCTCTGAGAGCGTGTGCCATGTCAGCGGTTGTATTGCTCTCTTTTGCGTCGCGGCGGCGGGCAAGCGGTCTTTCCGCTTGGGCCTGGTGTGTTGGGGTACTTGTTATTTTGTGGCCGCCGAATGCCCTATCAGCATCGTTTCAACTTTCGGCTGCTGCAACACTGGGGATTATTCTGTTTGGTCGTTATTTTGCGCAGTGGATTGGGGTACTCCTTTTTGGACATGCACAACCCATAGCCGATGTTCTTGGCATTACGATTGCAGCCAGTTTAGCGACTCTGCCATTTTCAATAAGCGTATTCGGTCAGTTTCCCCTTGTGTCTCCACTGGCTAATGTGCTTGCTACGCCGTTGTTTGCGCTTACCTGTACAATCGCTTCAATACTGGTGCCTATCGCGGCTCTTATTCCGCCTCTTTCGAGTGTACTTGGTATACCGTGTTTCTGTGCCCAAGCGCTTTGTGATGTTGCCCATCTCTGTGCACACATTCCCTGTGCGAGTATTCCTGTCGCCTTTGAACTTCCCGTATTGCTCTGTGCAACGCTTACTGTGTTTGGCGTACTGTATGTTCTGTGGCCCACACCTTCACTGCCAGCTGCCATTAGTGCTGCCTGTCTGGCAACAGGCGCTTTGGTATGCATTCTTATTGTGCCCCCTGCTTTGCATGCGAGTGAACTGGTGCTTTTAGATCTTGAAGGGGATAGTGCCGTACTGGTCCGCGATGGTCCTTCAGCGGTGCTTATTGGGACAGGGTCATCTGGTCCCCGTCTGCTTAAGGCACTTGCTCGACATGATGTTAATCATCTTGATGCACTTGTGGTAACGGATGCATCCGCGCATACGCGCGTACTTGATGCGGTCTGTGGTGGAATAGGCATTGATCATGTTATTGCGTTTGGGCAGGGTTACACGCAGACAAAGGAAGATACCATCGCACCAAATAACAAGAACACACAGATCAATGGCCTGTTACTTGAAAGCTCTTTACCGAATTCATGCGGGGCGGGAAACGGATACTGTTCAATAGGTCATTTGCGATTGACGAGCATGTCTGATGTGACTGGTATATCTAATTCCTCGGATGAGCACGAAAGCGAAAACGGGCAGGGCATTTCGGGGGTGCTGTTTCAGTTAACAGCCGATACGAATGGCGATGGAACGGCTGATGTAACAGCACTTATTACTGACGAGCATTTCAAGCCAACGCTTGAAAGAGCACATTGTCTGAAGAGCAATGGACCGATAGATGTTCTTGTTAGTTTGCAACCGCGGGTTGATAGCAGTCGTGACGAGCGCATCGCAAAAGAAATTCATCCACGTGTCATTATGGAAGGACTCGTTCGAACAAATGAAGCGGGAAGTGATTTGATAGGTTCGTCTTCAACAGGTGATTCACGTCACATGACTGCTCACGCAACCAGTCGGGTAGATAAACAAAAGAAGAGCGATGTCCTTCTGTACAAAACTGATACATGCGGGGATGTTGTATGCAGATTGTTGCCGGACACAATGTACATCAATGCGGATCGCGTACCATGA
- the holA gene encoding DNA polymerase III subunit delta: MRIAYHDDMTSASTTPLLPAYLVTGTDDLKKEAVIRRLHERIAREGDLSFNRDEFDGAQAQGEAIVASCNTLPFASPVRLVEVFAADRLKGSDVAQVIEYLAAPNNQTVLCLVATGLAKNTRLYKAVAKLGAQAVIDCAPPTRRDLPKKVSALAASQGVSITQAAIGTLIDLVGENTVALNAEIRKLALAHWGSDAINENEVRALVSRTNEAKPWEFVDAFSSRNVERCLVIQAQLGDISAYRLLALCVTRIRELIMTKALVNRGQVQTLPDLLHLPAWRVKNHVTWARGFSVSELHRALESARDTELAMKSGANPEESFESWWLGVVCR, from the coding sequence ATGCGGATCGCGTACCATGACGATATGACTTCAGCATCGACAACACCTTTGCTTCCCGCTTATCTTGTTACGGGCACCGATGACCTCAAGAAAGAGGCAGTTATCCGTCGTCTGCATGAGCGCATTGCCCGTGAAGGCGACCTGTCATTTAATCGTGATGAATTTGACGGGGCACAGGCTCAGGGTGAAGCTATCGTGGCATCTTGCAATACGCTTCCCTTTGCTAGCCCTGTTCGCCTTGTTGAGGTGTTTGCAGCTGATCGCTTGAAGGGGAGCGACGTTGCCCAGGTCATTGAGTATCTCGCGGCGCCCAATAACCAGACAGTTCTCTGCCTGGTGGCAACCGGGCTCGCCAAAAATACGCGCCTGTATAAAGCGGTGGCAAAGTTAGGTGCTCAGGCAGTTATTGATTGTGCGCCGCCAACCCGCCGTGATTTACCGAAGAAAGTTTCGGCTTTAGCAGCTTCACAAGGGGTATCTATTACCCAAGCTGCCATTGGTACCCTGATTGATCTTGTGGGAGAAAACACCGTCGCTCTCAACGCCGAGATACGCAAACTCGCGCTTGCTCACTGGGGAAGCGATGCAATCAATGAAAATGAAGTGCGAGCGCTTGTAAGCCGTACGAATGAAGCTAAGCCATGGGAATTTGTCGACGCTTTTTCAAGTCGCAATGTTGAGCGCTGTCTTGTTATTCAAGCGCAGCTTGGAGATATTTCAGCCTATCGCTTGCTTGCCCTGTGTGTTACGCGCATTCGCGAACTTATCATGACGAAGGCGCTCGTTAATCGAGGTCAAGTTCAAACACTTCCTGATTTATTGCATCTTCCTGCTTGGCGGGTAAAAAATCATGTTACCTGGGCGCGCGGGTTTTCAGTGTCAGAACTTCACCGAGCACTTGAAAGCGCCCGTGACACCGAATTAGCTATGAAAAGCGGTGCCAATCCTGAAGAATCTTTTGAGTCCTGGTGGCTTGGTGTCGTCTGTCGATAA